The following nucleotide sequence is from Longimicrobiales bacterium.
GCAATCTGACCGGGCAGAATCCCGACCTTCGACTTCCCGGGCGAGAGCAGTCCCGGACAGTTGGGTCCGAGCAGCCGCACGCCGCGGTCCTGCACGTACGCGTACACCTTCGTCATGTCCAGTACGGGTACGCCCTCCGTGATACACACGATGAACGGCACGCGTGCGTCCGCCGCTTCCATGATCGCGTCCGCGGCGAACGGCGGCGGGACATATATGACCGTGGCGTTCGCACCAGTGGCGCTCACCGCCTGTTCCATGGTGTCGAAGATCGGCGCCTTGCGTCCGCCGGGACCGTCGAAGCTCTGGCCGCCCTTGCCGGGCGTCACGCCGCCGACGACCTGCGTGCCGTACTCCATCATCTGGAAGGCGTGGAACGAGCCGTCGCGGCCCGTGATGCCCTGAACGAGCAGCTTGGTGTTCTTGTCAATGAAAATGGACATTGCTCAGGCCTGCCTGGCGAGTTCAACGGCCTTCTGCACCACATCGTCCATCGACGTGGTTGCACTGTAGCCGGCGTCTTTGAGGATGCGGAGCGCTTCTTCT
It contains:
- the sucD gene encoding succinate--CoA ligase subunit alpha — translated: MSIFIDKNTKLLVQGITGRDGSFHAFQMMEYGTQVVGGVTPGKGGQSFDGPGGRKAPIFDTMEQAVSATGANATVIYVPPPFAADAIMEAADARVPFIVCITEGVPVLDMTKVYAYVQDRGVRLLGPNCPGLLSPGKSKVGILPGQIATPGPVGVVSRSGTLTYELVYQLTQAGIGQTTCVGIGGDPINGTSFIDCLEAFEADNETKAVVMIGEIGGTDEQNAARYVRERMSKPVVGFIAGQTAPPGRRMGHAGAIISGSAGTAAEKIQAFEENGIGVARKPSDVVGLIQKVL